In Vibrio lentus, a single genomic region encodes these proteins:
- a CDS encoding potassium channel family protein, whose protein sequence is MLNSIKDTTKPMSLLSLILSFLALFVISGLLFAPIDKESKQVLIGLDFIICSVFLFQLTIDLFRSQNKKEYLKVHWIDFLASIPMVEPLRFARIFQILRVILVLRSGKRVFRELFRNRKETTLASIILLLVILLTIGAGTILLIEHKDPNANITTGQDALWWAFVTISTVGYGDHYPVTSSGKLVASLVIICGVGVFGMISGLITSLITSPTHHENQRAENKEKHLEKIIEQQQKILERLEKLEQQTKK, encoded by the coding sequence ATGTTAAATAGTATCAAAGACACAACCAAGCCGATGAGCTTATTATCACTGATTCTCTCTTTCTTAGCGCTATTTGTGATCTCAGGCTTATTGTTTGCACCGATTGATAAAGAATCGAAACAAGTCCTTATCGGCCTCGATTTTATAATCTGTAGTGTTTTTCTTTTTCAGCTCACGATTGATCTATTCAGATCACAAAACAAGAAAGAATACCTAAAAGTACACTGGATCGATTTCTTAGCAAGTATCCCGATGGTCGAGCCGCTCCGTTTCGCTCGCATTTTTCAGATCTTGCGTGTGATTCTGGTTTTGCGCTCGGGTAAACGCGTTTTCAGAGAGCTATTTCGCAATCGAAAAGAGACCACTCTCGCTTCGATCATTCTGCTTCTGGTCATTCTCTTAACCATAGGTGCAGGAACAATACTTCTGATAGAGCACAAAGACCCTAATGCCAACATTACCACTGGCCAAGATGCTTTATGGTGGGCTTTCGTTACCATCAGTACTGTGGGATATGGCGACCACTACCCAGTGACAAGCTCAGGGAAATTAGTAGCGTCTTTGGTTATTATTTGCGGCGTGGGTGTGTTTGGTATGATTTCAGGCTTGATTACTTCTTTGATCACCTCTCCCACTCATCATGAGAATCAACGGGCTGAAAACAAAGAGAAGCATCTTGAAAAGATCATAGAGCAACAACAAAAGATCCTCGAACGACTAGAGAAGCTTGAGCAACAAACAAAAAAATAG
- a CDS encoding methyl-accepting chemotaxis protein — translation MTKLSFKPWERVISDVRLVPKMIMLMIFSTILIISKQLWDASTFYDSLLAVTNNAQVAQQHYETYLVQVAWQTALMIIVFVVLLLAAARVMLRQTQYLNDAIKTMADKNLSVPIHMDCKDEYGDVARELEKTRVQLNDMIKTQVASSDELFALTEVMTISMSETKDSAQEEFNEIDQLATAMSEMTSTVQTVAEHAQSASSLTEQASGQALTGQKFVQGSVSKMSELSSDIAASAAAVNQVEERVDSIGSVVGTIQGISEQTNLLALNAAIEAARAGEAGRGFAVVADEVRNLAQRTQQATVEIQDMISHLQSSANSAVELMEKSVVEAAEGVDLVTNAGSELDGIVSQVNQINDMNFQIATAAGQQSSVAEEMSVNLTNVRELVEASVVVVGELLETSQLMESNAQELDGKIKQFKV, via the coding sequence ATGACTAAACTGTCATTCAAGCCGTGGGAAAGGGTAATCTCTGACGTTCGTCTCGTTCCAAAAATGATCATGTTGATGATATTCAGCACGATTCTGATCATTTCGAAGCAGCTATGGGACGCGAGCACGTTTTACGATTCATTACTTGCAGTAACGAACAATGCTCAAGTTGCACAGCAGCATTACGAGACTTACCTAGTTCAAGTGGCTTGGCAAACAGCCTTAATGATCATTGTGTTTGTGGTTCTTCTATTAGCCGCGGCGCGCGTTATGTTGCGCCAAACTCAATACCTAAATGATGCAATCAAAACCATGGCAGACAAGAATCTGTCAGTGCCAATTCATATGGATTGTAAAGATGAATACGGCGACGTGGCACGAGAACTCGAAAAAACTCGAGTCCAGTTGAATGACATGATCAAAACTCAGGTTGCCTCTTCAGATGAGCTGTTTGCTCTGACGGAAGTGATGACCATCAGCATGTCAGAAACCAAAGACTCGGCTCAAGAAGAGTTCAATGAGATCGATCAGTTAGCGACAGCAATGAGTGAAATGACCTCTACCGTACAAACTGTCGCTGAGCATGCACAAAGTGCGTCTTCATTGACTGAACAAGCATCAGGCCAAGCATTGACGGGGCAGAAGTTTGTTCAAGGATCTGTTTCTAAGATGAGCGAGTTGTCTTCCGACATCGCAGCCTCTGCAGCAGCGGTAAACCAAGTCGAAGAGCGCGTTGATTCAATCGGCAGCGTTGTTGGTACGATTCAAGGCATTTCAGAACAAACAAATTTACTGGCATTGAACGCAGCGATTGAAGCGGCGCGTGCGGGTGAAGCGGGTCGTGGTTTTGCCGTGGTGGCCGATGAGGTTCGTAACCTTGCACAGCGCACTCAACAAGCGACAGTCGAGATTCAAGATATGATCAGCCACCTACAAAGCAGCGCTAACTCTGCGGTAGAGCTGATGGAAAAGAGTGTTGTGGAAGCGGCTGAAGGTGTCGATCTTGTGACGAATGCCGGTTCTGAGCTTGACGGTATCGTAAGCCAAGTAAACCAAATCAATGACATGAACTTCCAGATCGCAACAGCAGCAGGTCAACAGAGCAGTGTAGCTGAAGAGATGAGCGTCAACCTGACCAATGTTCGTGAGCTTGTCGAAGCGTCTGTCGTGGTGGTTGGTGAGCTTCTTGAGACTTCTCAGCTTATGGAAAGCAACGCGCAAGAACTCGACGGTAAGATTAAGCAGTTTAAGGTTTAA
- the glnE gene encoding bifunctional [glutamate--ammonia ligase]-adenylyl-L-tyrosine phosphorylase/[glutamate--ammonia-ligase] adenylyltransferase, producing the protein MPLPPQLVTHSQSAFEHLLEHQSEAINAWPEPLVDDLKYVLGLSGFIGECLQRDSVLSSALPDMLKCDERAQGYRERLAELLSGCADEMSGQRVLRQFRNREMTYIAWRDFMGSWQLEQSLSHLSMLAEAMIFETYQWQYDICCKEWGTPCNQQGEAQPMLIIGMGKLGGGELNFSSDIDLIFTYPENGETQGARRSIANAQFFTRLGQRIIKALDQQTFDGFCYRVDMRLRPFGESGPLVMSYAALEDYYQEQGRDWERYAMVKARVMGCEMYPQYQELRQMLRPFVFRRYIDFSAIQSLRRMKSMIGSEVRRRGLSNNIKLGSGGIREVEFIAQVFQLIRGGREPSLRGRGLLETLSAIDDLNLLESEEVGHLRDAYLFLRRLENLLQAMGDKQTQTLPDNEQEQLKLAIAMQFADWGGLIDATRAHMANVHTVFEDLIGVDEEDANPIASHFSELWDMAHKPDVIEQVLEHDIAIASPPEAAKTIIQFKADLAKKTLGPRGREVLNRLMPKVFQALYTAKDAEFGLSRVLHLLQKIVTRTTYLELLDEHPAALTQLVRLCTASPMISEQLGRYPILLDELIDPQQLYNPVPLESYKTELRDYLARIPEDDMEQQMEGLRQFKQTCILRIAAADIAGALPVMKVSDHLTYLAEAIVEAGINQAWLQVSAKFGEPTHVKDREGRGFAVVGYGKVGGWELGYNSDLDIVFMHDCPVHIYTDGKKEIDGRQFYLRLAQRIIHIFSTRTASGILYEVDTRLRPSGASGLLVSPTDAFDEYQHNDAWTWEHQALTRARMIYGDELLASAFNKTRHEVLCLSRDEATLKKSVVDMREKMRGHLGGKKSDRFMLKQDAGGITDIEFLAQYLVLRYSNEKPKLTRWCDNVRIFESLLSQDIMDEQQGMALTNAYTTLRDEIHHRNLLNLDADVAIDKFEMEREHVVQAWKQWMEA; encoded by the coding sequence ATGCCATTGCCTCCTCAGCTCGTCACTCATTCGCAGTCTGCTTTTGAGCATTTACTAGAACATCAGAGTGAAGCCATTAATGCGTGGCCTGAGCCACTTGTTGACGATCTTAAGTATGTATTAGGTCTGAGCGGCTTCATTGGTGAATGCCTGCAGCGTGATTCGGTTTTATCTAGCGCTTTACCGGACATGCTTAAGTGCGATGAACGTGCTCAAGGGTATCGTGAGCGATTAGCCGAGTTACTTTCTGGTTGTGCTGATGAAATGAGTGGCCAACGAGTGCTGCGCCAATTCCGCAACCGAGAAATGACCTACATTGCTTGGCGCGACTTTATGGGCTCTTGGCAACTTGAGCAGAGCTTAAGCCATTTATCTATGTTGGCTGAGGCGATGATCTTCGAGACCTACCAGTGGCAATACGACATTTGCTGTAAAGAGTGGGGCACTCCTTGCAATCAACAAGGTGAAGCGCAGCCTATGTTGATCATTGGTATGGGCAAGTTAGGTGGCGGAGAACTTAATTTTTCTTCGGATATCGACCTAATTTTTACTTACCCTGAAAATGGTGAAACACAAGGCGCGCGACGAAGTATCGCCAACGCCCAGTTTTTCACTCGCCTAGGGCAGCGCATTATCAAGGCGCTCGATCAACAAACCTTTGATGGGTTCTGTTATCGCGTTGACATGCGCCTACGTCCATTCGGTGAGAGTGGACCATTAGTCATGAGCTACGCTGCGCTGGAAGACTATTACCAAGAGCAAGGCCGTGACTGGGAACGCTACGCGATGGTTAAGGCGCGAGTCATGGGCTGTGAAATGTATCCTCAGTACCAAGAACTTCGCCAAATGCTACGTCCATTCGTGTTCCGTCGTTACATCGACTTCAGTGCTATTCAATCGTTAAGACGCATGAAGTCGATGATTGGCAGTGAGGTTCGTCGGCGTGGCTTATCGAATAACATCAAGCTTGGTTCTGGTGGTATCCGTGAAGTGGAGTTTATTGCTCAAGTCTTCCAATTGATTCGTGGGGGACGTGAACCGAGCCTTCGCGGGCGAGGTCTACTTGAAACGCTAAGTGCGATTGACGATCTGAATTTGCTTGAGAGTGAAGAGGTCGGCCACTTGCGTGATGCCTACCTGTTTCTGCGTCGCCTTGAGAACCTGTTGCAAGCGATGGGTGACAAGCAGACTCAAACCTTACCTGACAATGAGCAAGAGCAGCTAAAGCTCGCGATAGCAATGCAGTTTGCCGATTGGGGTGGTTTGATTGATGCGACTCGTGCGCACATGGCGAACGTGCACACGGTATTTGAAGATTTGATTGGGGTTGATGAAGAAGATGCAAACCCAATTGCGAGTCACTTTAGTGAGCTGTGGGATATGGCCCATAAGCCGGATGTGATTGAGCAAGTGCTAGAACACGATATTGCAATCGCTAGCCCTCCAGAAGCAGCAAAAACGATTATCCAGTTTAAAGCAGACTTGGCTAAAAAGACGCTTGGTCCACGCGGACGTGAAGTGCTCAATCGTTTAATGCCTAAAGTATTCCAAGCATTGTATACCGCGAAGGATGCCGAGTTTGGTTTATCTAGAGTATTGCACCTGCTGCAAAAAATAGTGACTCGAACCACGTATCTAGAGCTGCTTGATGAACACCCCGCGGCTCTGACTCAGTTAGTTCGTCTATGTACTGCCAGCCCGATGATTTCGGAGCAGCTTGGTCGTTATCCTATTCTTTTAGATGAACTTATCGACCCTCAACAACTCTATAATCCTGTGCCATTAGAGTCCTACAAAACAGAGTTGCGTGACTATCTTGCTCGCATTCCTGAAGATGATATGGAGCAGCAGATGGAAGGTCTGCGTCAGTTTAAGCAGACTTGTATCCTGAGGATTGCTGCCGCGGATATTGCGGGCGCTTTACCTGTAATGAAGGTCAGTGATCACCTGACCTATTTAGCGGAAGCGATTGTTGAGGCGGGTATTAATCAAGCATGGCTGCAAGTGTCGGCTAAGTTCGGTGAGCCCACTCATGTGAAAGATCGAGAAGGGCGCGGTTTTGCGGTGGTTGGTTATGGCAAAGTTGGTGGCTGGGAGCTGGGTTACAACTCCGATCTTGATATTGTGTTCATGCACGATTGCCCAGTACACATCTATACTGATGGTAAGAAAGAGATTGATGGACGCCAATTTTATCTAAGGTTGGCACAGCGCATTATTCATATTTTCTCGACCAGAACTGCTTCCGGAATTTTATATGAGGTCGATACACGCCTACGACCTTCAGGCGCATCTGGCTTACTTGTGAGCCCAACCGATGCGTTTGATGAGTATCAGCACAATGACGCATGGACGTGGGAGCACCAAGCCTTGACTCGCGCTCGTATGATTTATGGCGACGAACTCCTGGCGTCTGCGTTTAATAAAACACGTCATGAAGTGTTGTGCTTATCGCGTGATGAAGCGACGCTTAAAAAGTCCGTTGTGGATATGCGTGAAAAAATGCGCGGTCATTTAGGCGGTAAAAAATCCGATCGATTCATGCTGAAACAAGATGCGGGCGGTATTACTGATATTGAGTTCTTGGCTCAATATCTAGTGCTGAGATACAGCAACGAAAAACCTAAGCTCACCCGTTGGTGCGACAATGTCCGAATCTTTGAAAGCTTGTTGTCGCAAGATATTATGGACGAGCAACAAGGTATGGCATTGACCAATGCCTATACGACATTAAGAGATGAAATTCACCACCGTAATCTACTCAACCTCGATGCGGATGTGGCGATTGATAAGTTTGAAATGGAAAGAGAACATGTTGTTCAAGCATGGAAGCAATGGATGGAAGCTTAA
- the hldE gene encoding bifunctional D-glycero-beta-D-manno-heptose-7-phosphate kinase/D-glycero-beta-D-manno-heptose 1-phosphate adenylyltransferase HldE has protein sequence MKPILPDYSQSGVLIVGDVMLDRYWYGPTGRISPEAPVPVVKVENNEERPGGAANVAMNIASLGGHAHVVGLTGKDEPAEVLKNTLGALNVKCDFVELDDYPTITKLRVMSRGQQLIRLDFEDKFENTAPELVLSRMEQALPNVRSVILSDYAKGALEHVQSFIQKARAANVPVFIDPKGADLERYRGATLLTPNMAEFELVAGKVKSEEDLIEKGIALIEKYDFEALLVTRSEHGMTLLRKDQAPFHLPTQAKEVYDVTGAGDTVISVLAASVAAGKPLDEACALANAAAGVVVGKLGTSTLSTIELAEAIHGSQDTDYGVISETALVEAVKRARAKGEKVVMTNGCFDILHAGHVSYMNHAAELGDRLIVAVNTDDSVKRLKGPGRPVNPTDRRMAVLAGLGAVDWVVPFSEDTPQRLISEVLPSILVKGGDYKPEEIAGGEEVIAAGGEVKVLNFEDGCSTTEIIKAIKGGRG, from the coding sequence ATGAAACCAATTCTACCTGACTACAGTCAATCAGGTGTTCTTATTGTCGGTGACGTAATGCTTGATCGTTACTGGTATGGTCCAACTGGCCGTATTTCACCAGAAGCACCAGTACCCGTTGTAAAAGTAGAAAATAACGAAGAGCGTCCAGGTGGTGCAGCCAATGTAGCGATGAATATTGCATCTCTTGGTGGTCACGCTCATGTTGTTGGTTTAACGGGTAAAGATGAACCCGCTGAGGTGTTAAAAAACACCTTAGGTGCGCTCAATGTTAAGTGTGATTTTGTTGAGTTGGACGATTACCCAACCATCACTAAATTGCGCGTGATGAGCCGAGGTCAACAGCTGATTCGTCTTGATTTTGAAGACAAATTTGAGAACACGGCTCCTGAACTTGTTTTGTCTCGTATGGAACAAGCGCTACCTAATGTACGTTCGGTCATCCTATCGGATTATGCGAAAGGCGCACTTGAGCACGTCCAGAGCTTTATCCAAAAAGCACGTGCGGCGAATGTTCCGGTATTTATCGACCCGAAAGGTGCGGATTTAGAGCGTTACCGTGGTGCGACTTTACTTACGCCAAACATGGCTGAGTTCGAGTTGGTGGCTGGTAAGGTTAAGTCAGAAGAAGATCTTATCGAAAAAGGCATCGCCTTAATCGAAAAATATGACTTTGAAGCTTTGTTGGTAACGCGCAGCGAACATGGTATGACGCTACTTCGTAAAGATCAGGCACCATTCCACTTGCCGACTCAAGCGAAAGAAGTGTATGACGTTACAGGTGCGGGTGATACCGTTATTTCAGTACTGGCGGCTTCTGTTGCTGCAGGTAAGCCACTGGATGAAGCGTGTGCATTAGCGAACGCTGCTGCTGGTGTGGTAGTGGGTAAGCTAGGTACATCTACGCTGTCTACTATTGAGTTAGCGGAAGCGATTCACGGTAGCCAAGATACCGATTACGGTGTGATTTCTGAAACGGCACTGGTTGAAGCGGTAAAACGTGCTCGTGCGAAAGGCGAGAAAGTGGTTATGACTAATGGCTGCTTTGATATCTTGCATGCTGGTCATGTCTCTTACATGAACCATGCGGCTGAGTTAGGCGATCGTTTGATCGTTGCCGTTAATACGGATGACTCAGTGAAACGTTTGAAAGGCCCTGGTCGTCCTGTGAACCCAACCGATCGCCGTATGGCAGTATTGGCTGGTTTAGGTGCGGTTGATTGGGTTGTTCCGTTTTCTGAAGATACGCCTCAACGTTTGATCTCTGAGGTGTTGCCAAGCATTTTGGTGAAAGGTGGTGATTACAAACCCGAAGAAATCGCTGGTGGCGAGGAAGTGATTGCGGCTGGTGGCGAAGTTAAAGTACTTAACTTTGAAGATGGTTGCTCTACGACTGAAATCATTAAAGCGATTAAAGGTGGTCGAGGCTAA
- the tolC gene encoding outer membrane channel protein TolC: protein MKKLLPLFISAAIGSLSSSAFADTLAEVYDQAKQNDPQLLRSAAQRDAAFEAVTSSRSSLLPQINLTAGYNLTRGETDLDSSPTRDNDQNALTAGISFSQELYQRSSWITLDTAEKTARQSDSSYAAEQQALILRVATAYFEVLRAQDNLEFVRAEKAAVARQLEQTKQRFEVGLSAITDVHDAQAQYDGVLADEVLAENTLINNYEGLREITGQEHSNLSILDTDRFSASKSSESATALVEQAEQKNLSLLAARISQDIAKDNISLQSSGHLPSLTLDGGYDYTDIGSSDTSDGTTNNFNVGVNLNVPLYTGGSTTSLTKQAEYNYVAASEDLEATYRSVVKDVRAFNNNITASIGALRAYEQSVVSAQSALEATEAGFDVGTRTIVDVLDSTRRLYDANKNLSDARYNYILSVLQLRQAVGTLSEQDIVDVNAGLKVASK from the coding sequence ATGAAAAAACTGCTTCCACTATTTATCAGTGCAGCAATTGGCAGCCTGAGTTCGTCAGCTTTTGCTGATACGCTAGCTGAAGTTTACGACCAAGCAAAACAGAACGATCCACAACTTCTTCGTTCAGCAGCGCAGCGCGATGCCGCTTTTGAAGCAGTAACGTCAAGCCGTAGCTCTTTGTTACCGCAAATCAATTTGACTGCGGGATACAACCTTACTCGTGGTGAGACAGATTTAGATTCATCACCAACGCGAGATAATGATCAAAACGCTCTGACAGCCGGCATTAGCTTTTCTCAAGAACTGTACCAACGCTCTTCTTGGATCACGCTAGATACAGCTGAGAAAACTGCTCGTCAATCTGATTCATCGTACGCGGCAGAGCAACAAGCTTTGATCCTTCGTGTTGCGACAGCTTACTTCGAAGTACTTCGAGCTCAAGATAACCTAGAGTTTGTTCGTGCAGAAAAAGCCGCGGTTGCTCGTCAACTAGAACAAACAAAGCAGCGCTTTGAAGTAGGTCTTTCAGCAATCACCGATGTACATGATGCGCAAGCTCAGTACGATGGCGTATTGGCTGACGAAGTTTTAGCAGAGAACACTCTGATTAATAACTACGAAGGTCTACGTGAGATTACAGGTCAGGAACACTCTAACCTAAGCATCCTAGATACTGATCGTTTCTCAGCAAGCAAATCTTCAGAGTCTGCTACTGCACTGGTTGAACAAGCTGAGCAAAAGAACCTAAGCCTACTTGCTGCGCGTATCTCGCAAGATATAGCTAAAGACAATATTTCCCTACAGAGTTCAGGTCACCTACCATCTCTAACTCTTGATGGCGGATATGACTACACTGATATTGGTTCAAGTGATACTTCTGACGGTACAACAAACAACTTCAATGTTGGCGTTAACTTAAATGTACCTCTATACACCGGTGGTAGCACAACTTCTTTGACTAAACAGGCTGAATACAACTACGTTGCAGCAAGTGAAGATCTAGAAGCCACTTACCGTAGCGTTGTAAAAGACGTACGTGCATTCAACAACAACATCACAGCTTCGATCGGTGCTCTACGCGCTTACGAACAGTCTGTTGTTTCTGCTCAGTCTGCTCTAGAAGCAACAGAAGCAGGTTTTGACGTGGGTACTCGTACTATCGTTGACGTACTAGATTCAACTCGTCGTCTATACGATGCAAACAAAAACCTTTCAGATGCTCGTTACAACTACATCCTAAGTGTTCTTCAGCTTCGTCAAGCGGTTGGTACACTGAGCGAACAAGACATTGTTGATGTAAACGCAGGTCTAAAAGTAGCAAGTAAGTAA
- the nudF gene encoding ADP-ribose diphosphatase → MQQYDNQRHEFTPQDVEIVSKETLFRGFFKMVKYTFKHRLFEGDWSQPIEREMFERGHAAALLPYDPVRDEVVIVEQIRVGALEHQNPWQYEIVAGIIDTDESPQDVARREAMEEAGVEVGSVLPITSYYPSSGGCSERLDVFVGCVDATTAKGVHGLDYEGEDIRVQVMSREAAYQLVKEGVFENGATIIALQWLQLNYQELQSEWID, encoded by the coding sequence ATGCAACAGTATGACAATCAACGACATGAGTTTACTCCGCAAGATGTGGAAATAGTCTCAAAAGAGACGCTGTTTCGTGGTTTTTTCAAAATGGTCAAATACACATTCAAGCATAGGTTGTTTGAGGGAGACTGGAGCCAACCGATAGAGCGTGAAATGTTTGAACGTGGTCATGCCGCCGCTTTGTTACCTTACGATCCTGTCCGTGATGAAGTTGTGATCGTGGAGCAGATCCGTGTTGGCGCTTTAGAGCATCAGAACCCGTGGCAATACGAAATTGTTGCTGGGATCATTGATACCGACGAATCCCCACAAGATGTAGCTCGTCGTGAAGCAATGGAAGAAGCGGGAGTCGAAGTCGGATCTGTATTACCGATCACTTCGTATTACCCTTCATCTGGAGGCTGTTCAGAAAGACTCGACGTCTTTGTTGGTTGCGTTGATGCCACGACAGCAAAAGGTGTACACGGATTGGATTACGAAGGTGAAGATATTCGCGTGCAAGTGATGAGTCGCGAGGCGGCTTATCAGTTAGTAAAAGAGGGTGTGTTTGAAAATGGGGCCACGATCATTGCGCTGCAGTGGCTACAATTGAACTACCAAGAATTACAGTCAGAGTGGATAGATTAA